A stretch of Lactuca sativa cultivar Salinas chromosome 6, Lsat_Salinas_v11, whole genome shotgun sequence DNA encodes these proteins:
- the LOC111885081 gene encoding S-adenosylmethionine decarboxylase proenzyme 4, with the protein MAVSGFEGFEKRLELQFSSHDHVIGIGLRELDFKSLEQVLHQVQCTVVSALGNQHFDSYVLSESSLFVYPTKIIIKTCGTTQLLKSVQPFIHHARTLNLHITALRYTRGSFIFPQAQPHPHTSFQEEIVYLEDSIPESLCYRKASVIPSKLTSHSWHVFSAGAVEYSDDVSLDLYTVEVCMTDLDQSLARKFFRHPNDGKNGDSAGREMTEITGINRINHNAHICDFAFDPCGYSMNGIDGDRYSTIHVTPEDGFSYASFECVGSIYNDDMADMVKKAVRVFGPGTVSVATTSANQDMCARIKSAVEQLGMKCRSFSMDVFPAAGTVVFQTFTSRRNRI; encoded by the coding sequence ATGGCTGTTTCTGGTTTCGAAGGCTTTGAAAAACGACTGGAGCTTCAGTTCTCCAGTCATGATCATGTCATCGGCATCGGCCTCAGGGAACTCGACTTCAAGTCTCTCGAACAAGTTCTTCATCAAGTACAATGTACGGTTGTCTCAGCACTTGGCAACCAACACTTTGATTCATACGTCTTGTCTGAATCCTCACTCTTTGTTTACCCTACCAAGATTATCATCAAAACCTGTGGCACCACTCAACTCTTGAAATCGGTTCAACCATTCATTCATCACGCTAGAACCCTCAACCTTCACATCACGGCTCTTCGTTACACCCGTGGAAGCTTCATTTTTCCACAAGCTCAACCACACCCTCACACCAGTTTCCAAGAAGAAATAGTGTACTTGGAGGATAGCATCCCCGAAAGCCTATGTTACAGAAAAGCCTCTGTAATTCCCTCAAAACTCACGTCTCACTCATGGCATGTGTTTTCTGCCGGAGCTGTTGAATACTCCGATGACGTATCACTAGACTTATATACTGTCGAGGTGTGCATGACGGATCTTGATCAATCCCTAGCTCGCAAGTTTTTTCGACACCCAAACGACGGAAAGAATGGTGACTCTGCTGGAAGAGAGATGACGGAGATAACAGGCATCAACCGTATTAACCATAATGCTCACATATGTGATTTCGCTTTCGACCCATGCGGGTACTCAATGAATGGCATTGACGGCGACCGTTACTCCACTATTCACGTGACGCCGGAGGATGGTTTTAGCTACGCAAGCTTCGAGTGCGTTGGGTCCATTTACAATGACGACATGGCGGATATGGTGAAAAAAGCCGTGAGAGTTTTTGGTCCAGGGACAGTTTCCGTTGCCACCACCAGCGCCAATCAGGACATGTGTGCACGTATAAAGAGTGCGGTGGAACAGCTTGGGATGAAGTGCCGGAGTTTCAGTATGGATGTGTTCCCAGCTGCCGGGACTGTGGTATTTCAAACGTTCACGAGTCGCCGGAATAGAATATAA